In the Cerasicoccus sp. TK19100 genome, AAAACGTTTTAACTCCCGGCTTCAATCCAACTGGTCACGTATTGATGCGCTCTATTTCCAAGAAGAGCGAAGATAGTGATGCCTCCACTGTGTATCGAGTTGCCGTTGATCGAACCGATACGAGCAACAGAACCATTACAGGCAATACGTCCTATATCTCCTATAATAATTTCAAACCCAATCAAGGTGAGCTGTGCACCTACCTAGGAGAAGTCGTCAGTACGGAACCAATTGGAACAAACCCTACGGCTGATAAGCGTTGGTATCAAAGCTTCACCCGGGCTTATCCCGGAACGTTTCCCGGGATGTCCAGCAGCGGCCACACAGGACTCGCCCAGGGGCCAGCTCCGCTATCTTCGCTGACAACGCCTGCCTTTGCGCAAACATTCAAAGCCAGATTCTCCGGCTCGCCGATGCGCTGGCTTGCCCAAGGCAATCCCCGAGCATTTATCGCAATGCGTTATCCCCGCCGTTTGGGAGATTCAGGTGATGGTATGGACACCACCACCCCGGGATACATCGGCACCTCAAGTAATACAGATTGGCCGCAGTTTATTGTGGGCGATGATGAGGACGCCTCGTCCGGCTACGGACTAGACGCCGATGGCTCGGGAGAAACGATTCAAGCAACGCTGTTTGAGTATCGCCCGGAAAACCAACCCTTGCTGAGCTTGGGCCAGCTACAGCACGCAAATCTAGGTATCACCAACGGGCACCCCGCCTACGCAATCGGCAATAGCCTCGCAGATTTCCGATTGGGATCACTCAGTGACGTGCTATACTTCGCCAACGACAATACGTATAAACCGACGGCACTCGTCCGCATTTACTATGATTTTTCCTGGAATTTGAACCGTGCATTGTGGGACCGCTACTTCGTCTCCACGGTACCCAATGTCGGAACTGGCAAAATCACCGATACCGTATTAACGCCGATTCCAGACCAACTACCCAATTCTCGTATCAAGCTGAACGACGTCTACGTTGAGTCCGAAATCAGGGATGCGAATCTGGCGGCCAAGCACATGTCAATAAACGGTGCGTTCAACATCAACTCAACTTCCGAACAAGCATGGCGAGCGGTTCTGGGCGGTGCGAATCAACTGGGCTACGATCCGGTATCCGGAACACTTTCCACGGATCGAACTCAAGCTGCACTCTCGCGCTTTACCAAACCGACCACCGCTCCGAATGCAGTGAGCGCGACTTGGCAGGGGCATCGCGAACTCGACGAAGAACAGATCGCACAACTGGCGGCAAACATCGTTGAAGAAATCCGCAACCGTGGTCCCTTCGTATCACTGGCCGATTTCGTCAACCGCCGATTGGTCGACAATCCGAACACTCAATATCCCGATGGCGATCCTCTGGACGAACGTCTCCGCGGTACACTGCAGGGCGCAATTGACCGCACAACCAGCGGAGCCCTAGCCGCCAACAACGACACCACGCTGCACCTTGATGACATTCCAGACTACAGTGACACTAGCCAATACTACAACAAAAGCGCGATGCGTGGCGGTCGGGATTCGGTCGCACCATACAGCTCGAAGTCGGCCTTTGCGCCACAGTTCTTAACACAGGCAGACATCCTTTCCGCGATCGGTCCTATTTTATCCGCTCGGTCAGATACCTTTACGATACGCTCCTATGGCGAGTACGTAAACCCCTTGACCAATAACATAGAAAGTCGCGCATGGTGCGAAGCTGTCGTTCAGCGAACATACAATTATGTCGATGACGGAGTCAGTCCCGAGACACCGCCATCCCTGGCCGGTGCTATCAACCAATCCCTCGGGCGCAAATATGAAATCATATCTTTCAAATGGCTAACACCCGAAGAAATTTAAGCATCCTGCCGGTCTACGTCATCCTGGCACTACTCACGTTTTCCAGTCAGCCGCTGCTGGCTGCGGCAACCGATGCACTGACTTTCCGCACGTTGGCGGTGAGGCGTGCTTCGCCAAAATTGTTTTACAATGATGGTGAGAAGGAAGTGCGGCTTCACGCTGGCGATACAGCCTTGTCCAACGCATACACCGCTCCCCCCTCTGGAAAAATTGAAATATACTGCTATGTGCCAGCCAAGGATCCCAAGCTGCCCCCTGTGAAAGTGACCTTGGCTGAAGAACAGTTGTCGAATACCAGCGACAACATTCTCCTGATCCTGACTAACTCCAACAGTGATGAGGCAAACAAGGGGGCACCTTCGATTGAAACCCGCATGGTCGATGCCTCACTCGAAGCGCATCCGCTGAATACCGCCAGAGTTTTTAACTTCTCCAAACGAGATGCGGCCGCGAAGATTGAGGATGAATTTGCGCAGATCAATTCGGGAAAGGACCACCTGTTTAAATTTCCGGAAGACAATAAAATGTGGGTCAAAATTGCCGCCTATGAAGGATCTGATGAAGGTTGGATTATGAGAAATGGCGGCCCCAAGGCGGTCTTCCCCAACACGCGATCCATCATCGTGCTCTCAGACGCGTATCCATCGCGCGAAGACCCCGAGGGAAAACGCATCACGCTTCGCAACATTGTCGACCGCCACCCGCCCGTCCCTGCGGAAAGCTAAACACTCGCATTATCTGGCAATCCTAAGATCGATGGCGGTGCAGTATCCAAAACCGACGATGCAGCAAATTGCTCAGGCTGCCGGAGTTTCGCAGGCCGCAGTCTCCATGGCTTTGCGCAACCACGCTCGTATATCGAAGGCGACCTGTAAGCGCATTCAAGGCATAGCGAAAGAAATGGGCTACCGTCCGGACCCGTTGATCAGTACGCTTATGGCACAGCGACGTACGCGCAGCGCAACCAGCACCCAAGTCTGCCTGGCGATCATATCACTCTGGCCTGAAAGAAACGAAGCTTGGGAGAATAGCGAATTTTACAAACCCTACCGCGAAGGCATTGAGCAGCGGGCTGAGGCGCTCTCTTACCGCACCGAGATATATCCCTGTGATGGCTCAGCAAAAGAAGTAAGCTGCTTGCTGCGCATACTGAATGTCCGTGGTATTCAGGGAATTATTTTTTGCCAGGCTCACGAATCGATAACGACCATTCCCTTCCCTTTGGATTCATTTGCTTCGGTATTGATTGGCCCAGGCATTCGCGAGCCGAATATCTCGCGAGTAGATTCAGCGCTCGATTATGACATACATTTGGCTTGGCAAAGACTGCTCGATGCGGGGCGCAAGCGCATTGGGCTAGTCACTCACTCAATCTTTACGCACAAGACGCGTGGCGCGGCAATGGGCACTTTTTTAAATCTACAACGTCGCCTCGCCATTAAGGATAGCTTGGCTCCACTGGAGCTGGGGCAAGCCGATGACCTGCAGTCCATCTCTGAATGGATACAAGCTACGCGCCCGGATGCCATCCTGACTGAGCGGGCAGATATCGCCGAAGAACTGTCGCGCACATATCCTCAACTCGATGTCGTATGCTTTGCCTTATCTGATGGTCAGACCGGCCGTGGCATTCGCGTGGAGCGCAAAGAGATTGGAATGACTGCCGTCGATATTGTCGTCACGCAATTAAATCAAGGCGAACGCGGAATCCCGGCCGTTCCCAAGCGTCTATTAATCGAAGGTCATTGGCAGGATTAAACCCACCTAATGAATCGCCTGCCGTCATTTTAACGACAGGCTTCGCCGGTTCTCTATACAGTAGCCACCGAATGAGGCAAAGCAGCCAAATCCTCTGCCTCGCTAAGGCGTATGTTGCGCGTGTAGCGGGTGGTAATCTCGAGCTCGTCGATGTCCTGAACCACATGGTCGTTAATACGCATGTTAATGATGTTCACATCCTCAATGAGGTTGTCTTGGCTCCAGCCACCGATGATGGAAACGGTGTATCCTTGATTGCAAGGCATCATATGCCAGTGGATGCCGCGCAGGGTCACGCCACGGATGTGACCACGTTCTTCATCACTGCTGAAGCGCGATTTCGAAATGCGGAAGTCGATAAATTTGTCCCAGCAATGCTCGATACGGATATCCTCAAAGGTGATATTCTCGATGTTTGCCCGGTCATTATTGTGCAGGGAAAACACCGCGCCATTAGTATGGACTGAGAGCACGTCGATGTTTCGGAAAGTGACATCGCGCACATACTCGACACTTAGCTCATGCCCGATTTCCATGGCGTTACCCGCCTCAGCGCAAAGCAGTGTGCAGTTCTCGATAAGGATATCTTCCGGACATTCGCGAAAATCAAATTGTGCCGCCGTCAGATTCTTTTTGCCCAGGAGAAGAGCCTTTACCACGACGCAGTCGTCATTGTTCCGAAGGAAACAATCGTGGATGTGCACATGCTTGGATCCAACGATGTCGATACCGTCCGAGCAGACGACTTCACCGATTTGTTTCAGGTTATAGATTTCGACATGCTCAGAGGCTCCAGGCACCACCATCCAGCCACTGGGATGAATCATCGTAATGTCATGCAGCGTCACCCGGCGGCATCGGTTAAAAACAATGCTGGCAACATAGTCGCCACGCTCTCGGTCGTAAAAACCGCCGTCCAAAATGCCATATCCGCGAATGGTGACATCCTGTGCATTGTTGCATATCACGCGCGCCTTTAGCACCGCACCACCTTCGATGTAGAGCGTTTCACCGGAGTTTATTTCCAGCTCACCAATTTCGTATATTTGCCCTCGCTTGAAATAGCGGACCTTCGGATCCTCCGGAGAAGGCTTAACCGTTTCGGGCGGATTCGCCCAGAGAAACAGCGGGCGCATGCCTTCGATCTCGACACTCACTTTATCGGTATTCTCCAGCGTAAATCGCAGCTCTTTAACCTCTGCCTTTCCTTCGATACCAAGCTTTACCGGGCGGATTGCGAACTCTTCAATCGTATCGTGAAGCCGTTTCACCACCACCTCGACGGGTCCGTCCGATGGATCAAAAACGAAGTTCGCGAATGCCGCTGCTTCAGTGTGAAGCACCTCAATGGATTGGCCTGCCACGGTGAGCAGGAACTCCTTCGAAAAAACGCAGGAACGCGGATGCTTGAAATGCTGAATTGCAGGTGCCTTGGTTGCATCGACACGCTGCGAAGAAGAATCTTGG is a window encoding:
- a CDS encoding LacI family DNA-binding transcriptional regulator encodes the protein MAVQYPKPTMQQIAQAAGVSQAAVSMALRNHARISKATCKRIQGIAKEMGYRPDPLISTLMAQRRTRSATSTQVCLAIISLWPERNEAWENSEFYKPYREGIEQRAEALSYRTEIYPCDGSAKEVSCLLRILNVRGIQGIIFCQAHESITTIPFPLDSFASVLIGPGIREPNISRVDSALDYDIHLAWQRLLDAGRKRIGLVTHSIFTHKTRGAAMGTFLNLQRRLAIKDSLAPLELGQADDLQSISEWIQATRPDAILTERADIAEELSRTYPQLDVVCFALSDGQTGRGIRVERKEIGMTAVDIVVTQLNQGERGIPAVPKRLLIEGHWQD
- a CDS encoding glycosyl hydrolase family 28 protein; its protein translation is MISTAQDSSSQRVDATKAPAIQHFKHPRSCVFSKEFLLTVAGQSIEVLHTEAAAFANFVFDPSDGPVEVVVKRLHDTIEEFAIRPVKLGIEGKAEVKELRFTLENTDKVSVEIEGMRPLFLWANPPETVKPSPEDPKVRYFKRGQIYEIGELEINSGETLYIEGGAVLKARVICNNAQDVTIRGYGILDGGFYDRERGDYVASIVFNRCRRVTLHDITMIHPSGWMVVPGASEHVEIYNLKQIGEVVCSDGIDIVGSKHVHIHDCFLRNNDDCVVVKALLLGKKNLTAAQFDFRECPEDILIENCTLLCAEAGNAMEIGHELSVEYVRDVTFRNIDVLSVHTNGAVFSLHNNDRANIENITFEDIRIEHCWDKFIDFRISKSRFSSDEERGHIRGVTLRGIHWHMMPCNQGYTVSIIGGWSQDNLIEDVNIINMRINDHVVQDIDELEITTRYTRNIRLSEAEDLAALPHSVATV